tcaatttgatgcttgataattgttttgagatataaaggtggtaatgttagagtcatgctagttgggtaattatgaaattgagaaatacttgtgttaaagttggcaagtcccgtagcatgcacgtctggtaaatgttgtgtaacaaatttgttgcatggggtgctcttttgattgccttccttatgtgtggaggtcgggatcgcgcgatggttaactcctaccaacccttcccctaggggcatgcatagtagtactttgcttcgagggctaataaacatttgcaataagtatatgagttctttatgactaatgtgagtccatggattatacgcactcttacccttccatcattgctagcctcttcggtaccgtgcattgccctttctcaccttgagagttggtgcaaacttcgccggtgcatccaaaccccgtgatacgatacgctctatcacacataaacctccttatatcttcctcaaaacagccaccatacctaccattatggcatttccatagccattccgagatacattgccatgcaacttttcaccgttccatttattatgacacgtttcatcattgtcatattgcttttgcatgatcatgtagttgacatcgtatttgtggcaaagccaccgtgcataatttttcgtacatgtcactcttgattcattgcatatcccggtacaccgccggaggcattcatatagagtcatattttgttctagtatcgagttgtaatccatgagttgtaagtaaatagaagtgtgattgtcatcattattagagcattgtcccttaataaaaaaagaaaggccaaaaaagggaggccaaataaaaaaaaggcccaaaaaagggggacaatgttactatccttttccacacttgtgcttcaaagtagcaccatgatctttatgatagagagtctcttatgttgtcactttcatatactagtgggaatttttcattatagaacttggcttgtatattccaacgatgggcttcctcaaaatgccctaggtcttcgtgagcaagcaagttggatgcacacccacttagtttcttttgttgagctttcatacatttatagctctagtgcatccgttacatggcaatccctactcctcatgttgacatcaattgatgggcatctccatagcccgttgattagcctcgtcaatgtgagactttcttcttcctttttgtcttctccacacaacctccatcatcatattctattccacccatagtgctatatccatggcttacgctcatgtattgcgtgagagtcaaaaaagctgaagcgtgttaaaaagtgtgaaccaattgcttggctgaaatcggggttgtgcatgatgggagtattttgtgtgacgaaaatgaagcatagcctaaatatatgattttgtagggataagctttctttggctatgttattttgataaaacatgattacttgttagtatgcttgaagtattattactcttatgtcaatattaaacttttatcttgaatcttttggatcttaacattcatgccacaataaagaaaattacattgagaaatatgctaggtagcattccacatcaaaaattctgtttttatcatttacctactcgaggacgagcaggaattaagcttggggatgcttgatacgtctccaacgtatctataattttttattgttccatgctattatattacccgttttagatgtttatgggctttattatacacttttatattatttttgggactaacctattaaccggaggcccagcccaaattgttgttttcttgcctatttcagtgtttcgaagaaaaggaatatcaaaaggagtccaaacagaatgaaaccttcgggagagttatttttggaacggaagcaatccaggaaacttggagtagacgtcagggaagcttcgaggtggccacgagggtccagggcgcgccccccaccctcgtgggcccctcgtggctcccctgaccgacttctttcgcctatatatatccatataccctgaaaacatcgaggagtgtaatagatcaggagttccaccgccgcaagcctctgtagccaccaaaaaccaatcgggaccctgttccggcaccctgccagaggggggatccctcaccggtggccatcttcatcatctcggtgctctccttgacgaggagggagtagttcaccctcggggctgagggtagataccagtagctatgtgtttgatctctctctctctctcgtgttcttgattcggcacgatcttgatgtatcgcgagctctgctattatagttggatcttatgatgtttctccccctctactctcttgtaatggattgagttttctctttgaagttatcttatcggattgattctttaaggatttgagaacacttgatgtatgtcttgcatgtgcttatctggggtgacaatgggatatcacgtgatccacttgatgtatgttttggtgatcaacttgcgagtttcgtgaccttgtgaacttatgcataggggttggcacacgttttcgtcttgactctccggtagaaactttggggcactctttgaagttctttgtgttggttgaatagatgaatctgagattgtgtgatgcatatcgtataatcatacccacggatacttgaggtgacattggagtatctaggtgacattagggttttggttgatttgtgtcttaaggtgttattctagtacgaactctatgatagatcgaacggaaagaatagcttcgtgttattttactacggactcttgaatagatcgattagaaaggataactttgaggtggtttcgtaccctacaataatctcttcgtttgttctccgctattagtgactttggagtgactctttgttgcatgttgagggatcgttatatgatccagttatgttattattgttgagagaacttgcactagtgaaagtatgaaccctaggccttgtttcctagcattgcaataccgtttacgctcacttttatcattagttaccttgctgtttttatatttcagattacaaaaacctatatctaccatccatattgcacttgtatcaccatctcttcgccgaactagtgcacctatacaatttaccattgtattgggtgtgttggggacacaagagactctttgctatttggttgtagggttgtttgagagagaccatcttcaacctacgcctctcacggattgataaaccttaggtcatccacttgagggaaattttctactatcctacaaacctctgcacttggaggcccaacaacgtctacaagaagaaggttgcgtagtagacatcactgttcAAAGTTACACAAGTACTATTTTCTACACAAGCataaggaccggctcattcatgctgattaaaccggcccttggggactacggttTAAGCCGGATTTTTAAAGGTTTTACCAATGGATATTACTGATGTTCTTAAGTTcgttctaagtctacaacatattcgtcacaagtagtagacttgggggctggcatagtaaggagAATTCAATAAAGGGAAAAAATTcgtacctcaaatttctggtgcatttgtttcaccatgtcaacttcaagatcGCGGCTACTGTGCACTTGGCTAAGATAACCAGAAAAAACTTCGCCAATGCTCATTTGAGtatagtcagcaacatcaaatctgACTTTACGTCGTTCAATGTGCTcctccttggcagaacacttggcttGCAGAGTAGGTCTCCCTGGCTCAGTATAGCCGGTCTTGGTGATTTCCACATCAACATCTTGTGGGTCGGCTGTCTTAGCTGGGCTTGAAGCTTCAGGGTTTACAGAGCCGTCGGCCGCTTGATCGACAGGCGGGTCAGCAGTCATTGTTGGCATGTCATGAACCGACTCAAGTGGCAGCTCAAGAACAGAGGCCTCAGGCGCTGCGGGTTGGAGCTCCGGCTCATTGACggccggctcttcgaccggctggtttttcttcaccctcttgctgGGTTTTACTTTTCCACTGCATAAAGTCAAAAAAGGTCAGTACAAATATAAAGGATGGTAATGAGTACAGGATAAGTAAATcgtcattaccctggagcggtcttaaaagccggcatgttGGACTGGATTGAGTCGCCGGAAGaatgtgaagtttcctgataatttgaatcagaagagttgagtggttgacgagtgagacccgccaaaggataaaaagggTTTAAGTCAGAGGTGACCTTTTTCTGGCGCTTCCTTGgtgtgttcggtaagccggaggagagttccgcgtccttgctggtccgggtctgcctccggctctcatgaatctgtcgcttcaaaagaaagtgaggatcctgataagctaagggatgtgaaaatcttactttccgggttactcttcggattttttgtcttggcaaaggctcagagttggaggaaataatagttacctcttcatccacTCCCTGACTCGTTCCcatgtcatcctgatgataatcagtgtcaataaggtggttaaaaaaggagccaagagagtcaagggctacctccgactcagaggtatcTTCTAGTCAAAGCAAGTCAGAGGCGTTGGGCTTCTTTCCTcttttcttggcggcggctttcctggcggctttcttggccttcctggctctctttgcagcctcatggtcatattttttcttccaaaacttatcatcagcctgtgaAATCAGCAAAGGTTTGAGTTAAGACGAAACATCAAGGATGAAGGTAAATTAACTCAGTTTGGCGGCTTACCCCTGGAgtcgggttagctttgcagaaagggcttaagcccaccttgcCATAGTCTGCTAGGCTTTCATTCAAAAGTGACTTCGTCATATCATTGACAACATCATCAGGTAAATCGTCGGGGCTGTGGCGCAGTGGATCCTTCTTCTCGCCCATGTAGGTGCACATTAACCCGGAGCGATGGCTCAACGGGATGATCCGCCATGTGACCCAGCaccggaccaagtcaatgccatttAAGTCGTTCCCTAAAAGAGCTTTGACTTTAGCCATGGTGGGAGCGAGCTTTTGGCGGTCAGCAGCTGACAACTTGTCCAGAAGAGGATGATTGGAATCGAGGCGCAAGGCGCGAAGGCCGggtagagggttctcatcagccggagaagtgtcttgacagtagaaccatgtctggttccagtctttgggatgactcggtggATGGGCGCAAGGGAAAATGGCGTCTCTCCAtcgttggattgagaccccgccGAGTTCCAAACTAGGTCCGTTGGagtattcattctggcggttcaaataaaacaactCTCTGAAAAGTAGCAAACTGGGCTCTTCTTCaagatatacctcacagaacacttggaagttgcatatgtcggacacagagttgggtccgatatcttgaggacgaaggtcaaaaaagtgcagaacatctctgaagaactttgagccgggtggtgaaaagccccggttcatgtgatctaTGAAGACGATGACTTCCCCCTCTTTGGGCTAAGGCTTTTCTTCTGTTGGATCAGGAGCACGGTACGACATCACATCCTTTTTGGGCAGATAGCCGGAATCGTCAAGTGTACTCTCCgtgacgatggatttgacccagttacatgaagtggttgttttgggcggcattgtgaagaaggaagcctaacaaagagtaaatttgccggttcaaatttaagccggaggaaaaatATTACAGCAcatattcagaatggcggcttataaaggggcctaatggtatatgactaattaTGTCAGGTTATTTAAACCGCCGTGAGcagtcaggttatttaagccgccatgagtggttGATGTTATCTATTGAGCATTGCAATTTAAGCCGGTGGTTTGAGCtgccatggctaggtggatctatcaaAATGCAGATTTTTGGCTAAGTGtcacacaaacaagtttcacagattgcaatcattattttggatTAATGGATattcagaaaaaggaaataaatctagacctaaaaaccaGTACAGATGAGTTCATAAGTTCTAATGAGATCTCTTTCCAGAGAAAGGGGATCCACTGGTATCAAAAGTGGAGgaaaaacaaccaccacataagttcTATATTGCTTTTGGATCAAAAGATGCTACGGTGGAGGAACTATGGAGAAAccgtgaagaacacgatgaacagtcAGGAACCCTAATGCGATATAACGCACTGGAGAAGAAGCACTTATAGGTGCAGATTCAACTGCGGTGGGGCGCCGGCGTACTCTGGTCCaacacaggttgatgcagcggccgaggttgaggaggacgaggtgctctgcggcggtggcggagctcgagcggcagaaggtcgcgagaggaagaagacgctggaaagggggagaatgaggaaagaccagtcgtggctatttataaggaaggacTGATAAGTGGGCACGAAAAACGGGGAGGccgaaacatggttatccagctgcccagacgcctcgattctcaggacggttattaagataaggatccattgagatatgttggacaaagtatgaattaatgacaggtgacgtcatggcgggttatcacagatctagaagatgacatcatggcgggttataaactTTCGCGCAAatgaagagcagaagatttttcttaagtgttgaagattgacatgaaccagttcaaatcaatctggggcctaatgtaggggatataactactaggtatgacccgcccaagaggggccgggttatacttatGGCGATTCATCATGTGAAGCCCAAGACGatacttgaagatggcggttcagttaagggcccaaggcccaaaggcggcttaaggcccgtagagataaactgccatatatgtatgacttgtattgtaaggcaggaatagatagagaccgagccggacactgtttatgagccggccgggactctgcgagccgctgggcgtcgacctctgtatataaagggacaactcggcggcggttcaggacaagtaacatcagatcgaaagctaggtcaagcgaattcgctccctggtaatcgagacataagcaattccacctcaaactggattaagccattaccttcactgcaaggggcaaaaccagtataaactcacgtgtcctttgtcccgttttaacccctttaagcttcctagttgcgatggctccacgactaagtccttttgctaggacatctgccgtgacgtttccacgacaaatgaggataaccctcagatcacggacccagtccgcatcattgctactatcatctttcagcttatttttctctaggaacatatcaaaaataaagggaagctacaacgcgagctattgatctacaacataatttgcaaaatactatcaggactaagttcatgataaattaaagttcaattaatcatattacttaagaactcccacttagatagacatccctctagtcatctaaaggatcacgtgatcgaaatcaactaaatcatgtccgatcatcacgtgagatggagtagttttcaatggtgaacatcactatgttgatcatatctactatatgattcacgctcgacctttcggtctccagtgttccgaggccatatctgcatatgctaggctcaccaagtttaatctgagtattctacgtgtgcaaaactagcttgcacctgttgcatgtgaacgtaaagcttatcacacccgatcatcacgtggtgtctccgcacgaagaactgtagcaacggtgcatactcagggagaacacttataccttgaaatttagtaagggatcatcttataatgctaccgccgtactaagcaaaataagatgcataaatgataaacatcacatgcaatcaaaatatgtgacatgatatggccatcatcttgtgctcatgatctccatcaccgaagcatcgtcatgatctccatcgtcaccggcgtgacaccttgatctccattgtagcattgttgtcatcttgccaactattgttactacgactatcactaccgcttagtgataaagtaaaacaattacatggcgattgcattgcatacaataaagagacaaccacatggctcctgccagttgccgataacttgtgttacaaaacatgatcatctcatacaacaatttatatcgcatcatgccttgaccatataacatcacagcaagccctgcaaaaacaagttagacgtcctctactttgttgttgcaagttttacgtggctgctacgggcttctagcaagaaccattcttacctacgcatcaaaaccacaacgatttttcgtcaagtgtgttgttttagccatcaacaaggaccggccgtagtcaaactcgattcaactaaaattggagaaacagacacctgccagtcacctatgtgcaaaagcacgtcggtagaaccagtctcatgaatgcggtcatgtaatgtcggtccggccgcttcatccaacaataccgccgaatcaaagtaagacgttggtggtaagcagtatgactattatcgcccacaactctttgtgttctactcgtgcatataacatctacgcatagacctggctcggatgccactgttggggaacgcggtaatttcaaaaaaattcctacgatcacgcaagatctatctaggtgctgcatagcaacgagaggggagagtgtgtccatgtaccctcgtagaccaaaagcggaagcgtttcaataacgcggttgatgtagtcaaacgtcttcgcgatccaaccgatccaagtaccgaatgtacgacacctccgtgttcagcacacattgagctcgatgacgtacctcgtgctcttgatccatttgaggacgagggtgagttccatcagcacgacggcatggcgacggtgatgatgatgctaccggcggagggctttgcctaagcactacgatggtatgatcgaggtgtgtaactgtggggggggcaccgcacacggttgggagagaaacttgtgtgttctagggtgcccccctgcccccatatatgaaggaacaagggggaggccggacggccctaggggcgcgcccaaggagagggaggccggacggccctaggggcgcgcccaaggagagggagtcctactaggactactaggaCTAGTAGGATTCCATCACAAggaagggagggggaaggaaggagagggagagggagtaggaaaggggggcgcccccccccccttcccttgtcctatttggactccaaggggggcacgtggcctgccctggctgccctcctctctctccactaaggcccatggtggcccattagttccccggagGGTTCCgctaacccctccggcactccggttttacccgaaacttcctggaactcttctggtgtccgaataacatggtccaatatatcaatctttatgtctcgaccatttagagactcctcgtcatgtccgtgatctcatccaggacttcgaacaaacttcggtcatcaaaaacacataactcataatacatatcgtcattgaacgttaagcgcgcggaccctacgggttcgagaactatgtagacatgaccgagacacatctcccgtcaataaccaatagcggaacctggatgctcatattggctcttacatattctacgaagatctttatcggtcaaaccgcataacaacatacgttgttccctttgtcctcggtatgctacttgcccgagattcgatcgttggtatcatcatacctagttcagtctcgttaccggcaagtctctttactcgtttcttaatacttcatcccgcaactaactcattagtcacattgcttgcaaggcttatagtgatgagcattaccgagagggccaagagatacctctccgaaacacggagtgacaaatcctaatctcgatatatgccaacccaacaaacacctttggagacacttgtagagcatctttacaatcacccatttacattgtgacgtttgatagcacacaatgtattcctccggtatttgggagttgcataatctcatagtctgaggaacatgtataagtcatgaagaaagcagtagcaatgaaactgtaacgatcataatgctaagctaacggatgggtcatgtccaccacatcattctcctaatgatgtgatcccgttcatcaaatgacaacacatgtctatagttaggaaacataaccatctttgattaatgagctagtcaagtagaggcatactagggacactttgttttgtctatgtattcacacatgtactaagttccggttaatacaattctagcatgaataataaacatttatcatgaaataaggaaataaataataactttattattgcctctagggcatatttccttcagcggtttgaccgataaagatcttcgttgaatatgtaggaaccaatatgagcatccaggttccgctattggttattgaccggagatgtgtctcggtcatgtctacatagttctcgaacctgtagggtccgcacgcttaacgttcgatgacgatttgtattatgagttatgtgttttggtgaacgaagtttgttcggagtcctggatgagatcacgcacatgacgaggattctcgaaatggttgagaggtaaagattgatatatttaaaggtagtattcggacaccaaaagggTTCCGGAttggtacataccggagtaccgaagGGGTCACCGGAagccccccggggaaagatatgggccatatgggccataggagggaggctaaccagcccaaaAGGGGCTGGCATGCCTCCCACaggggaggaggccgaattggattaggggagggggcggcacccccctttccttctcctactccctctcctttccccctttccccctccgaaagaaggaaaaaaagggggcgaatcctactaggactggagtcctagtaggactcccctctccttggtGCGCCCCTGGTGGCGggcctcctcctttatatacgggggcagggggcaccccaaggcacattagttattctcttagccgtgtgcggtgcccccctccacagtttacgcctccggtcatagtgtcgtagtgcttaggcaaagccctgcgcggatcacatcaccaacaccgtcatcatgctgtcgtgctgacagaactctccctcaaccctctactggatcaagagttcgagggacgtcatcatgttgaacgtgtgctgaacacggaggtgccgtacgttcagtacttggatcggttggattgtgaagacgttcgactacatcaaccgcgttaacataacgcttccgctttcggtctacgagggtacgtggacacactctccccctctcgttgctatgcatctcctagatagatcttgcgtgatcgtaggaatttttttgagattgcatgctacgttccccaacagtggtatccgagccaggtctgtgcgtagatgatatgcacgagtagaacacaaagagttgtgggcgataatagtcatactgcttaccaccaacgtcttattttgatttggcggtattgttgtatgaagcggcccggaccaacattacatgaccacgttcatgagaccggttctaccgacgtgcttttgcacacaggtggctggcgggtgtctgtttctccaactttagttgaatcgaatttgactacgatcggtccttgttgaaggttaaaacagcacacttgacgaaaaaccgttgtggttttgatgcgtaggtaagaacagttcttgctagaagccggtagcagccacgtaaaacttgcaacaagaaagtagaggacgtctaacttgtttttgcagggcatgttatgatgtgatatggtcaagacatgatgtgatataatttgttgtatgagatgatcatgttttgtaaaagttatcgggaactggcaggagccttatggttgtcgctttattgtatgaaatgcagtcgccatgtaattgctttactttatcactatgcggtagcgatagtcgtagaagcaatagttggcgagacgacaacgatgctacgatggagatcaaggggtcaagccggtgacgatggagatcatgacggtgctttggagatggagttcaaaggcacaagatga
This DNA window, taken from Triticum aestivum cultivar Chinese Spring chromosome 1D, IWGSC CS RefSeq v2.1, whole genome shotgun sequence, encodes the following:
- the LOC123167541 gene encoding uncharacterized protein, translated to MGTSQGVDEEIHESRRQTRTSKDAELSSGLPNTPRKRQKKETSHSSGDSIQSNMPAFKTAPGGKVKPSKRVKKNQPVEEPAVNEPELQPAAPEASVLELPLESVHDMPTMTADPPVDQAADGSVNPEASSPAKTADPQDVDVEITKTGYTEPGRPTLQAKCSAKEEHIERRKVRFDVADYTQMSIGEVFSGYLSQVHSSRDLEVDMVKQMHQKFETTTAQLQSELPELKNRLELQETETQRANSKFEFSVSEQEKLRSKFEVEKKAWAGEKIALTRRAEKAEAALEEVTTELSGLKRHVS